Proteins encoded together in one Quercus lobata isolate SW786 chromosome 3, ValleyOak3.0 Primary Assembly, whole genome shotgun sequence window:
- the LOC115982698 gene encoding probable glycerol-3-phosphate acyltransferase 2 — protein sequence MSFLSFNLALKSSFPHHFLTNEASIKCLSMLQNKNQNMAGKPFNVKTLFFMSKTFLRKIENHLNIPGRLSNVHAPHLKFQKYSHLAHRSEELQNQTLLFHVEGALLKSSSLFSYFMLVAFEAGWLLRALILLLLYPLVSFLCLVCEEVGLKIMVFVCFVGIKKDRFVIGRSVLPKFFLEDVGYECFDVVMRCGKKVGVTNLPEVMVDCFLRDYIGVEAVVGRELKVFCGYYLGLMEEKKSAKVVLKEIFEEEKEGAHVIGIGCFNVSFDHQLFSHCKEIYLVSEAEKKNWQVLPREKYPKPLIFHDGRLAFRPTPVATLVMLMWVPFGLLVAILRVLATSLLPLHICVPVLSCIGMRGSAPSPNSIPTPIIYGEKSKGILYVCNHRTLIDPLYASAAVRKPVTAVTYSLSKTSELVSPIKTIRLARKREEDSKMIEKRLSQGNLVICPEGTTCREPYLLRFSPLFAETTDDIVPIAIDFHSSMFYGTTASGLKFLDPLFIVLNPTTNCDIKILEKLPKEFTCGVGGKSKFEVANYVQAKIAEALGFECTNLTRKDKYLMLAGNEGKA from the exons ATGTCATTTCTATCATTTAACCTAGCGTTAAAGTCGTCTTTTCCTCACCATTTCCTAACAAATGAAGCCTCTATAAAATGCTTATCAAtgttacaaaacaaaaatcaaaatatggCTGGAAAACCTTTCAATGTGAAAACTCTTTTCTTCATGTCCAAAACTTTCctcagaaaaatagagaaccatCTCAACATCCCAGGAAGGCTTAGCAATGTCCATGCACCCCACTTAAAATTTCAGAAGTACTCTCATCTAGCCCATAGATCAGAGGAGCTTCAAAACCAGACTTTATTATTTCATGTGGAGGGAGCACTGTTGAAATCATCATCACTCTTTTCTTACTTCATGCTAGTGGCCTTTGAAGCCGGATGGCTCTTAAGAGCTCTTATTCTGCTTCTTTTGTACCCTCTTGtaagctttctttgtttggtttgtgaAGAAGTGGGATTAAAGATTATGGTTTTCGTATGCTTTGTGGGGATTAAAAAGGACAGATTTGTGATTGGAAGATCTGTCTTGCCCAAGTTCTTCCTAGAGGATGTTGGCTATGAATGCTTTGATGTGGTGATGAGATGTGGGAAAAAGGTGGGAGTGACTAATTTGCCTGAAGTGATGGTGGATTGTTTTCTGAGAGATTACATAGGGGTTGAGGCTGTTGTGGGAAGAGAGTTGAAGGTATTTTGTGGGTATTATTTGGGTTTGATGGAGGAAAAGAAGTCAGCTAAAGTAGTTTTGAAAGAGATTTTTGAGGAGGAAAAAGAAGGTGCTCATGTCATAGGTATTGGTTGCTTCAATGTGTCTTTTGACCATCAACTATTTTCTCACTGCAAG GAAATTTACTTGGTAAGTGAGGCTGAGAAGAAGAATTGGCAAGTCCTTCCAAGGGAGAAATATCCAAAGCCATTGATCTTCCATGATGGAAGATTGGCTTTTAGGCCAACTCCAGTTGCTACTTTAGTCATGTTAATGTGGGTTCCATTTGGTTTGTTGGTTGCCATACTCAGAGTCCTTGCTACCTCGCTACTTCCTCTCCATATATGCGTCCCAGTCTTGAGCTGTATTGGAATGCGGGGTTCTGCACCATCGCCAAACTCCATTCCTACTCCAATCATTTATGGAGAAAAATCAAAGGGCATACTTTATGTTTGCAACCACAGAACTCTTATAGACCCACTTTATGCTTCAGCGGCTGTCAGGAAACCAGTCACTGCAGTCACATACAGCTTAAGTAAGACTTCTGAGCTGGTTTCACCCATCAAGACAATTCGATTAGCAAGAAAGAGGGAGGAAGACTCAAAGATGATAGAGAAGCGGCTGAGCCAAGGTAACCTTGTGATTTGTCCAGAGGGAACTACTTGTAGGGAACCATATCTACTTCGCTTCAGTCCTCTATTTGCAGAGACAACTGATGATATAGTTCCTATTGCCATAGACTTTCATTCTAGCATGTTCTATGGAACAACAGCTAGTgggttaaaatttttagatccTCTATTCATAGTTTTGAATCCAACTACAAACTGCGATATCAAGATTCTTGAGAAGTTACCAAAAGAATTTACATGTGGGGTTGGAGGTAAGTCCAAGTTTGAAGTAGCCAACTATGTGCAGGCAAAGATAGCTGAAGCCTTAGGATTTGAGTGCACCAACTTAACAAGGAAAGACAAGTACTTGATGTTGGCAGGCAATGAGGGGAAAGCATAG